The Radiobacillus deserti genomic interval ATTCATCGTTTATGCGGAGCATATGCACGGATAAAATAGAATCCTCTATTTTACTACCAAAATAATTTAGAATGTTCTTCGTTTCTTTTTCAAATCCCTCAATATAATCCACTTCGAACCCTATTTTTATGTGAATATCGTCTTTGTACTTCTGTTTAAGCTTTTCCCCATCGGCTAAATACGCATCCACGTCTGTCCAGCTCATGGCACTATCTTGATTAGGTACAGGATCTACAAAGGAATCTGGTAGGGGGGCATGCTCGGTAAACGTGAGACTTTCTAACCCTTTTTCAATTGCTCTTAAAATGTATGCTTCCATTGTATCCTTGCTACCGTGGGGGCAATACTGCGTGTGAACGTGAAAATCCCCGTTTCTCATAATTTCTAACTCCTATTCTTGTATAATAGGACATAATCATGCCCTTGCTATTCGTATTATACGATGTTCTGTCCTATCTGGCTAATGGATGAGATGTATTGACGGAATGGGAATGATGTGTTAAATTCAAACAAATGATTTTATCACTTTACCACAGTAGAGTGATAAAGAATAATCGGTAGTAGGATGTGACCAAATGTTTTTACCAGCAGGTAGTCAAGATGAAATGGGATCTATTATTAATAATCGCACAAAAGCTTATGAGCAATTTCGCCTTATTACATTACAAAGAAATTTTAAGCAGATTTCTACCCCTGTCGTAGAGTTTGCTCATACGTTTACGAATCAACATGTAGGTATGAACCTACAAAATATGCTGAAGTGGTTTAATCGGGATGGAGAAATTGAAGTGCTACGTCCAGACTGGACGACTGCGATTGCCCGAGCTTTGGTGAATCAACCAAAATCAGAACGGAAGTGGGCGTATCAAGGTTCTGTATTCCGCAGCGATAAAGCGGGGACAGAAAGTCGCCAAGCAGGGATAGAAGTTCTTCATACAGAGCCTTTTCTAGGGGAAGGAGAATGTCTGTTAACTGCGATGAGCTATTTACGTGCATTAGGAATTTCTGATTACTTGATCGAGCTCGGCCACACAGGGATTTTTGAAGAATTAACTGCCTCTCTTGAACTTACAGAAAACGTGGAACAGCAATTGAGACAGGCTATGCATGATAAACGAAAAGATGAAGTATATTCCTTGGCGATTCGGCATGGTTCTGAAGCGGTTGCAGATGAATTAGTTGATTTAATTGATGCGTATGGCTCTTTTGACTTAATAGAGAACTATACAGAAAAATGGAAGAACAAAGACCGTCTACTTTCGATTTTGGAACACCTGAAATCATTAGCGACTTTAATGGAAAGGTCAGGAATGAACGATGTGACCGTCGATTTAGGGAGAGTGAAAAACCTTCCTTACTATGATGGAGTAATGTTTAGAGGCTATATGAAAGAGTCAGGAGAGATTTGTTTTTCTGGGGGACGTTACGATAAGCTGTACGATCAATTCAATCAGGAGGTTTCTGCTGTCGGTTTAGCATTTGATGTAGACGTTCTTACTGAACATTTTATGGAGGAGTCACAAGGAAAGCGAATTGCTATTTTAGCATCTGAGAGCTCCCACGTATATGCAGAATCAGTTCGAGCTTCGTACCCAGACGATGTAGTAGATATCGTGTACGAGCTATCCGAACCGGATTCTTTTGACATTGTACTAAAAATAGAAGAAGAGAATTCAACGTTCAAGGTGGTCAAACAATGAAACCAACGATTGCACTAACAAAAGGAAGACTAGAAAAACAATTTTTAGAGTTTTTTAAGTCGATTGGCTATGACATCGAACCGTTAGTTCAAAAAGGACGAAAGCTACGTGTGGATACAGCGGATTGCCAATTTGTCTTTGCGAAAGGTGTCGACGTGACAACATATGTAGAACATGGGATTGCGGATTTGGGAATTGTTGGAGAAGACGTGCTAACGGAGTTCCAGCCAGATGTGTATAATCTGTTCCCGCTTCCGTTTGGAAACTGTCGAATGGCGCTTGCTATTGAAGAAGGAAAACAGCTACCGAATCGTAAACGAAAGATTGCTAGTAAATATCCAGCGATTACAAAGGAATACTTTAAGCAAAAAGGAGAATCGGTAGACATTGTAAAATTAGAAGGGTCTGTTGAACTTGCACCAATTTTAGGGTTAGCAGACGGAATTGTTGACATTGTCGAAACAGGTACGACGTTAAAAGAAAATGGATTAATTGTGAAAGAAGAAATTCACCAATATAGTGCGAGATGTATTGCAAATCGGTCATCGTTAAAAATAAAACGAGATACTTTACATCCGATCATTCAGTCTCTTCAGAAAGGAGCGGTTATAAAATGATTTCTGTTTATACGCCAGATGCATTCCGTGCTTCCTTTTTATCGAAACAGAAAATTAGAGAAGATAATCAATCGGTTTTAAAAGATGTTCAAGCCATTTTAACAAATGTACAACAAAATGGGGACGAGGCGATTGAAGCGTATGCTCAAAAGTTTGATGGAGGCGTTCCTTCTAATTGGCTTGTCACAAAAGACGAAAAAGAAAAAGCATGGGGAGAAGTAGCAGAAGAGACGATTGTTGCGTTGAAACGTGCAGCAGAAAACATTCGTTCATTTCACCAAAAACAGCTTCCTACCTCTCGATTTATGAAGACAGAAGCGGATATTACATCGGGTCAATTATACCGTGCGATTGAAAATGTAGGGATCTATGTACCAGGGGGGACGGCAAGCTATCCTTCCAGTGTATTGATGAACGCTATTCCAGCAATTATAGCTGGTGTAGAACGAGTAGTGATGGTAAGTCCTGCACGAAACGGGGAGTCGATTTCTCCATTATTACTAGTGGCAGCTGAAATTGCAGGGGTTCAAGAGATTTATAAAATAGGCGGTGCTCACGCGATTGCCGCACTGGCTTACGGAACAGAATCGATTCCTAGCGTAGATAAAATTGTGGGGCCAGGTAATGCTTATGTTGCAACTGCTAAATCCTTAGTTTTTGGAGATGTAGGGATCGATATGATAGCTGGTCCATCTGAGGTGGCAATAATCGCTGATGAAACAGCTAACCCTATTTTTATAGCTGCTGATTTACTTGCACAAGCAGAACATGATCCTTTTGCAAGGTCTTTCTTATTCTCTACATCAGAAAGAGTTCTGGAAGAAGCGAAAGCAGAGGTAGAAAAGCAATGTGCTATATTACCGAGAAAAGAGATAGCAGAACAAGCATTGCAAAACCGTAGTGCTTTAGTGAAAGTGACAGATACGGATGAGGCATTTGAATTGGCAAATCAATTAGCTCCAGAACATTTAGAAATTCAGTTAGATCAGCCTATGAATTATTTAGGTAAAGTACGAAATGCCGGTTCGGTATTTTTAGGGAACTATTCTCCAGAACCGTTAGGAGACTATTATGCAGGTCCAAATCACATTTTGCCAACATCCGGTACTGCTAAATTTTCATCGGGACTATCTGTTGACGACTTTTTGAAAAAAACTACTTTTTTATATTATTCGGAAAAAGCTTTGCTAGATGCAGCACCCGACATCATGAATCTTGCTAAGGTCGAACAACTAGAAGGACATGCTCGCGCAATTCAAGTAAGGGTTGAGGAAAGGAAAGGAGGAATATCTGATGAGAACAGCAAGTAAAGAAAGAAAAACAAATGAGACCTTTATTGAGGTGTCTGTTGACCTAGATCAAAGTAAAGAAGTAACTATCCATACTGGTGTTGGTTTTTTTGATCACATGTTAGAGCTATTCGCTCGTCACGGTCGAATTGGTTTATCTGTTAAGGCGGAGGGTGATTTGCATATTGATAGTCACCACACCGTGGAGGACGTAGGAATTGTACTAGGTCAGGTTATCCGGGAGGCATTAGGAGATAAAAAGCAAATCAATCGTTATGGGGATGCATATGTTCCAATGGATGAATCTCTCGGTTTCGTGGCATTAGATATCAGTGGTAGACCTTTTCTAGTCTTTGATGCACAGTTTTCTACGCAAACGTTAGGCAATTTTGATACGGAGCTTGTCCGTGAATTCTTGCAAGCATTTGCTTTTCAAGCGGGTATTACCTTACATGCTAAAGTGCTTTACGGTGAAAATACGCACCATAAGATTGAATCCATTTTCAAAGCGTTAGGAAGAGCATTGGCAAAAGCGATTTCTATAAATCCGGAAATAGAAGGGGTAAACTCTACAAAGGGGCTAATAGAATGATAGCAATTGTGGATTATGGTATGGGAAATGTTGCGAGTGTCACGATGGCATTTAAGCGACTAGGGTACGAAGTAATATTGACGGATGACCAAAATAAACTAAGAGCTGCTTCACATATTGTGCTGCCTGGTGTCGGGTCTTTTCAAGCTGCGATGGACGAAATCGAACAAAGAGGATTATTAGACTTCTTGAAGGAAATGGCACAAGAAAAACCATTCTTAGGTATTTGCTTAGGGATGCAATTACTCTTCAGTGAAGGGTATGAAGGTGGAAAAACGAAAGGATTAGATTTAATTCCAGGTACCGTAGAACGGATAGAAACGGACTACTTATTACCTCATATCGGGTGGAATGGATTAGAAATTAAACCAGGAAACGATGCGTTTCAGCCTTATGAAGGAAAGCATGTCTATTTTGTACACTCCTTCCAAGCAAAAACAGATAAGGACTTTCTAGTGGCAACTTCTGAATATGGAACAGAGGTTCCCGCAATTGTAAAAAAAGATCATGTGTATGGCATCCAGTTCCACCCGGAAAAAAGTGGAGAAGTGGGTGTGAATCTACTAAAGACGTTTCTGCAGGAGGTAGCGTATGTTAGTCATTCCAGCAATTGATTTAATCGATGGTAAGTGTGTTCGCCTTTATCAAGGGGACTTTAGCAAAACGACTTCGGTTGGAAGTGATCCAACGGGGCAACTAGATCAATTCATTAACAATGGTGCAAAGCTTGTTCATATTGTAGATTTGGATGGAGCGCGTAATGGCGCTGCGAGACAATATGAGTTAATAAGAAAGCTGTGTCATCAGTCTACGGTTCCCATTCAAGTGGGTGGTGGTATTCGGAGCATCGAAACGGTGGAAAATCTCCTAGAAGCTGGAGCCACTAGGCTTGTATTAGGAACCTCTGCACTAGAAGATACTGCTTTTCTAAGAGAGGCTTTGAAAAAATATTCCTCCAGCATCGTAGTAGGAATTGATGCGAAGGATGAAATGGTAGCAACAAGAGGCTGGGAAACGATAACAGAGACTCATTATATAGATTTTGCAAAGCAAATGGAAGAGATGGGCGTTCAAACGATTGTTTTTACGGATATATCAAGAGACGGAACATTAACTGGTCCGAATTTGGAGCAGCTACAAGCTATAAATAATGCTGTGAATATAAAGATTGTTGCTTCTGGCGGAGTTAAGGATAATCAAGATTTGTACGCATTAAAAGAAATTGGCATTCAAGAAGCTATCGTAGGGAAAGCCATTTATGATGGAAAAGTTACGCTTATGGGGGACATGTAAATGATAGTGAAACGTATCATTCCGTGTTTAGATGTTAAAGAAGGAAAAGTGGTCAAAGGAACGAATTTTGTATCCTTGCGTGAGCTTGGAGATCCTGTACAAATGGCTTCCCTATACTCACAACACGGTGCAGACGAAATCATTTTTTTAGATATTTCTGCGACGAATGAAGGTAGACAAACTATGATCGATATTGTTCGTGAGACAGCGAATCAAGTGTTTGTTCCTTTTACAGTAGGTGGAGGTGTGCGAACCGTAGAGGATATGACAACATTGTTAAAAGCAGGAGCGGACAAAGTAGGTATGAATTCTGCTGCGGTTGCCAATCCAGACTTGATAACAGAAGGAGCAAACCGCTTTGGTTCCCAGTGTATTGTAGTTGCTATTGATGCTAAGTGGTTTGAAGACGGCTGGCACGTCATGACTCATGGAGGAAAAGTGGATTCTGGGTTAGATGCATTAGAATGGGCAAAAACCGTTGAAGAGAAAGGGGCCGGGGAAATCTTGCTAACGAGTGTAGATACAGACGGCGTCAAAGATGGATTTGATATTCGACTTACCAAAGCAGTAGTAGATGCTGTACGTATTCCTGTGATTGCTTCTGGAGGCTGTGGTAGTCCAGAGCACTTTCCTGAAGTATTTCAAAAAACGGACGTTTCAGCTGCCTTAGCTGCTTCTATTTTCCATGAGAATACCTTCACAATTGGAGAAGTAAAGGATACATGTGTTCGGGAAGGGGTGTCCATTCGTGAATCTGGATTTTAGTAAAGGTCTTGTCCCAGCGGTTGTAATAGATGATGCTACAGAACAAGTACTTATGGTTGCTTATATGAACGAAGAAGCCTATCAAAAAACCTTGGATACGAGAGAATCATGGTTTTATTCACGGTCTCGGGATGAATTGTGGCATAAAGGCGGAACCTCGGGTCATACCCAAAAAGTAAAGGCTATCCAAGTGGATTGTGATGAAGATACGATATTACTACGAGTGACACCTAACGGACCTGCTTGTCATACAGGGGAAACAACTTGTTTTTACCGAGAAATCGATCTAGATACAAAGGAAATAGTGGATGCAGAGCCTCGATTATCTATTTATAAACAACTATTTGAGGAGATTGAAGATCGTAAACAAAATCGAGTAGAAAATTCCTACACGAACTATCTATTTGACAAAGGGATCGACAAGATTGGAAAAAAAGTAATCGAAGAAGCAGGAGAAGTGGTGATTGCTGCTAAAAATTCTGATCGTGAGGAAATCGTGAAGGAAGTTGCGGATCTTTTCTATCATAGTTTTGTTTTAATGGCTAATCAAGAAGTTAGCTTAGCACAAGTTGAATTGGAATTAGAAAGTCGGACCCATAAAAAGGGAAACAGTAAAGGTGATCGGCAGGAAATTGAAAAATGGTAATTTAATATAATTATATTATGTAAACTAAATCCTTATTTAACTCCTAACTTCTGAAAAAGAGGTTAGGAGTACTTTTGTTAATCCCAGTATGATTCAATAAATGTATCGCGTCCTGATTTTGCTCGATCTTCCTTATATTCTTTCTCGTTTTTTTTATAAAAATCTTGGTGATAGTCTTCGGCAGGATAAAACGTAGTAGCAGGTAATATTTCTGTTACAATAGGTTGTTTGAATCTTCCGCTTTGCTCTAGAGCATCTTTAGATTGCTTTGCAATTTCCTTTTGGGTTTCATTGTGTACGAAAATTGCGGTTCTATATTGTGGACCGCGATCGTGAAATTGTCCGCCGTCGTCTGTTGGATCAATTTGTGGCCAATATAGATCTAAAATCGTTTGGTAGCTTATTTTATTCGGATCATATACGATTTGAACAGCTTCATAATGCCCAGTTGTTCCTGTTTTCACTTGTTCATAGGTTGGATTCTCCACATGGCCACCTGTGTAGCCTGATAGGACGCTTTCAACGCCATCCCATTGGTCAAAAGGTTTCACCATACACCAGAAGCATCCACCAGCAAATGTTGCTTTTTCGAGTTGATTATTCATGTGTTTCACACTCCTCTAGATCTTAATTCGATATGTTACCACTTTTTTTGCGAAGAGAACAGAATTAAGTTCTAAAACTACTTTGAAAAATATATAATTATTTACAATTAACTACATTTTATGTTTAATTTAATTGTGAGGGGGCGATCATTTGAACGATACGTGTAAGTTAGATTTTTCACAAATGGTTGAGAATCTATTAAGTGGTGTCATCATACTAGATAAGAGAGACATCGTGTATGCCAATTCTTATGTTTATCAAATTCTACAATACGAAGCAAATGAAATTAAAAATATTGATCAAATATTACATCCGGAATACTATGAGGTTTGTAAGGAACGGTTAAATCGAGTCTATAATAAGCAAGAAACCGTCGAATTAATGGAACAAAGATTCATTCAAAAGTATGGTTCTATTATAAATGTAGAACTATTCGCTACCCCTTATATCGTTGATGACAGAATATTTGCACAAGTTCATTTTCGGGATATTTCGGAAAGTAAACAATACAAAAAAGAACTTGAGCATAGTAGATACAAATATCGTATGATAAGCGAAAATATATCTGACATCATCTCCGAAGTATCATTAGAAGGAACTATTCTATACATATCTCCATCGATAAAAGAATTAATTGGATACGACGCCAAAAATCTTATAAACGAACCGTTATTACATTTTATTCATGAGGACGATCATGAAACAGTTCGTCAGTTAAAAGAACAGCTGCTTAATGGCGAAAAACAAGTGACAATTCGTTACCGCGCTCGGAAAATACAAGGTGATTACGTGTGGGTTGAATCACGGGGTAAGCTTATGCATCACGAAAATAATACCACCGTTATTATCGATACAAGAAATATTACGCAACGGTTAAAGACAGAAAAATTGCTACGTCAATCTGAGAAGCTGGCTGTTATTGGAGAATTAAGTGCGGGAGTAGTTCACGAAATTAAGAACCCTCTTACCTCCATTAAAGGCTTCCTACAATTAATGGAAGCTGGGACTATTAAAACAGAAGATTACATAAGTATCTTAAACATTGAGATTGAACGAATTGAACAAATAGCAAGTGATTTATTAGGATTCGCAAAGCCTAGCGAGGAACTAAAACCAGAAAATCTGGAGGAGGTATTAGATGAAGTCATCTTCCTCTTAAACGCACAGGCGGATAAAAAGAACATAATGATTGAATGGAATAAACCTACAAAGCATGTACCGGTTCTTGGAGAAAAAACACAACTAAAGCAAGTATTTATAAACTTGATTAAAAATGCCATTGAAGCTTCCGAGTTTAATACAAGGATAGTAGTGAAAATGGAAGAACAAGATAATAACGCCATCATTAGGATCGTAGATCAAGGACACGGCATACCAGAAGAAACCTTATCAAAAATTGGGGAGTCATTTTTCACAACGAAGGAAAAAGGGACGGGTCTCGGATTAATGGTGACCCACAAAATAATAGAGAATCACAAAGGGACTATTGAAATAGAAAGTGAAGTGGGGAAAGGTAGTACATTTACCGTTAGGCTACCTATCTTTTTAGTAAATGTTTCAGCTTGATACGGACCTTTTCTTTCTATTATACTAGTATGGTTCGAGATACTAGATGTCCGAAGAGAGAAGGGTTAAACATGAATCGCTCCAATATTTTATTAGTGGATGGTATGGCATTACTATTCCGCGGTTTTTATGCGACTTCCTATTCCGGGAATTATATGGTAACTAGTAAAGGTGTACCAACGAATGGGATTTTTGGATTTCTGAAATATTTTTTAAATGCAATTGAAACGTTTCAGCCAAGTCATGTTATTTGTTGCTGGGATATGGGAAGTAAAACGTTTCGAACTGAATTATACAATGCATACAAAGCGAATAGAGGGGAACCGCCAGTAGAGCTTATTCCTCAATTTGACTTAGTAAAAGAAGTAGTCGAGGCTTTTGATGTCCCGAATGTTGGAGTGGAGGGATATGAAGCAGACGATTGTATTGGTACGTTAGCAAAGCAATTTGGTCAGGATCATGATGTGTTAATCGTCACTGGAGATCAAGATATTTTACAGCTTGTTGATACGAATATCTCTGTTGCTATTATGCGAAAAGGCCAAGGAAATTATGAGGTCTTTGAAAAAGATTCTTTTACGGAACAAAAAGAGTTAACACCTGCTCAAATTGTAGATTTGAAAGGCCTAATGGGAGATTCGTCGGATAACTATCCTGGGGTAAAAGGTATTGGAGAAAAGACAGCGATTAAGCTGTTAAAGCAATATGATTCCGTCGATGGAATATTACTTCATTTAGATGAGTTATCAAAGGGAATAAAGTCCAAAATTGCGTCTGATTTGGATATGTTACATTTGTCTAGAAAATTGGCTGAAATCCATTGTGAAGTGCCAGTCACCTGCTCTTTAGATGCTGCGATTTGGAAAACGGATTCTGAACTAGTAGAAGCGAAGCTATTAGAGCTTGAAATGAAATATGATGCGGTTCGTTGAAAAAGCAACCTCATTTGCTACATCTTAATTGGATAGTGAACTCCACAATGAGAAACACTATCCATGGAGGTGTTTTTCATGACTAAGAAAAATCGTAATAGTAATAAACAACCAGGGACTGGTGTTAATCCACAAGGACTAACAGAGGATGTTGCAAATCAACGTCCAAAGTCTCAACTAGAAGATCGCGCTAAAAAAAGAAATACGAAAATATAAGGTTATGGAGCTTCCATAACCTTTTCCTTCGTAATTAGAGGAGGATGGTTGCATGAAAAACATACACGATACCCCGGTATTTGGTTCTTTAGTAGACGACAAAACTAGATGCTCCCATTATCATGGGCCAAGTGATATTATTGCTATTTTATTTCCATGCTGTCAACGGTTTTATCCATGCTACAAATGTCACGAAGAGCACTCGGATCATCCGCTATTAAAATGGAAAAAACAAGCGTTTGATTCTAAAGCTATACTTTGTGGAGAGTGTGGTTCTACACTAACGATCCATGAGTATGTGTCGCATAGTGCTTGTCCGACCTGTCATGCTTCATTTAACCCAGGATGCAAACTCCACTATCCCGTTTACTTTGAATGGCCTATTGAAACCGTTGAAGAATAGAGAAAAACTCTTTAACATAATGGTAGAACACCTTTTCAGAAGGAGCAAGATTGCGGTGCTTCGGTATAATGATACCAACAGATCTTCTAAGCTCAGGTGATTCTATCTTTATTTTTTTCGTAAATCTAGGTGTGGATTCATAAAATGTGCTTTCTGGCAAAATGGTTACCCCGATACCTGCAGAGACTAGTCCTTTAATGGCGTCTAAATCCTCTCCTTCAGACGTAATTTTAGGTGAAAATCCTGCTCGTTTACATCCATCCACTACAATCTTGTGTAATACATAGCCTTTTGGAAAGACGACAAAATCTTCGTTCCGTAAGTCGCTTAAATGGATGCTTGACTTTTCGGAAAGTGGGTGCTTTATTGGAACTAAGCCATACAAGTTTTCCGTAAATAGAATATGTCCGGAAATATCCGGGTCATCGGTTGGAACAGGTCCTAAAAAAGCAACATCTATTTCCCGATTTTTTACAGCGTCAATTAAGAATGCGTAAGACCCTTGACGTAACTGGAAAGCAATATTTGGATATTTCTGTTTGAACTCTGAAATAACCGTAGGTAATAAATGTCCAGCTAAGCTTGTAGGAAAGCCAATCTTTATTGAGCCGCGTTCTGGATCTAGGTATTCATCTATTTGCTTTTTGGCGTGATCAATCGCTTTCATAGCTGTTTTTGTATGTGTTAAAAATATCTTACCAATTTGTGTAAGTTTAACATTTCGTCCTTCTCTCTCAAATAAAGATACTCCTAATTCCGCTTCCAAATTGGCAATTTGCCTACTTATAGCAGATTGAGCTACATGTAGGTTTTCGGCAGCTTCTGATACATGTTCCCGTTCTGCTACTTCCATAAAATAACGTAATTGTCTAAGCTCCAATTTGCTATTCCTCCCCAATTCATCTCAAAGTGAGATAGTTTTAATCTATATTATATATTGTTTGGATTAATAAGAAAACCTACAATAGAACTAAGACACCTTTAAAGGAATAGAGAGAACGGGGGCGTAAACATGACTTTTAGTAAAATGCCGAAGGCGCAGGGTCTATATCGTCCTGAATTTGAACATGATGCATGTGGAATTGGTTTGTATGCACATCTGAAAGGCCATGCAACCCATGACATCGTAAAACAAGGTTTAAATATGCTTTGTCAATTAGATCACCGTGGTGGTCAAGGAAGTGACCCGAACACAGGTGATGGGGCTGGACTTATGGTTCAAATTCCGGATCAATATTTTAGAAAAGTTTGTGATGGTTTTCACTTACCTGAAAAAGGGCGCTATGGAGTCGGAATGGTGTTCTTTTCTCAGAACAAACAAGAGAGAGAAGAAATTGTGGAACAAGTAAACGCTCTTATTAAGGAAGAAGGGCAAGAGCTTTTGGGCTGGAGAGATGTACCAACCGATGTCAGAAAAGTCGGAATAAACGCACAAGAAACGTGCCCGGTAGTGAAGCAAGTATTTATTGGCGCGCAGGAAGAATTGGATGATTTAGCTTTTCAACGCAAACTGTATGTGATTCGAAAACAAGTTGAGCATTGGGCAGAAAAAAAAGAATTGCGCTTCTATTTTGCAAGTCTTTCCAATCAAACGATTGTTTATAAAGGGTTGTTAACACCTAGCCAAGTGGATGAGTTTTATTTAGATTTGCAGGATGAAGATTTTGTCTCTGCTTTTTCTTTAGTACACTCCCGCTTTAGTACGAATACTTTCCCGAGCTGGGAACGTGCACATCCAAACCGTTATTTAATTCATAACGGGGAAATTAATACGATGCGTGGAAACATTAACTGGATGCGAGCCAGGGAACAACAGTTTATTTCGAAAGCATTCGGAGATGATTTAAACAAGCTACTACCTATTTTAAATGATAATGGAAGTGATTCTTCTGTTTTAGATAATGCGTTAGAATTTTTTATTCTAGCCGGAAGAAAGCCTGCTCATGCAGCGATGATGTTAATTCCAGAGCCGTGGGAAAAGAATGAACATATATCGCCTGAAAAGAAAGCTTTCTACGAATATCACAGTACGTTAATGGAACAATGGGATGGTCCAACGTCTATTACCTTTACAGACGGAAAGCAAATTGGAGCCATATTAGACCGTAATGGGTTAAGACCTGCACGGTATTATGTGACCAAAGACGACTACATTATTTATTCTTCGGAGGTCGGTGTAATCGACGTAGAAGAAGAAAACGTTTTATACAAAGATCGATTAAGTCCTGGAAAAATGCTATTAGTGGATTTAGAACAAGGAAAAATCATTGCCGACGAAGAGTTAAAAGCTGAGATGGCGAATGAACACCCTTATCAGGAGTGGCTGGAAGAACAGCTTGTTACGTTAGATAATGATGTAAACGTAGTGGAAGAGGATCCGGTCCATGATTTATTAGCAAGACAGAAAGCATTTGGCTATACGTATGAAGATGTTTATAAGTATCTCCTTCCTATTGTAACGGAGGGGAAAGATCCAATAGGTTCAATGGGGAATGATAGTCCATTAGCGGTTTTGTCGGAACGTCCTCAATCCTTGTTCAACTACTTTAAGCAATTGTTTGCACAAGTAACGAACCCTCCGATTGATGCTTATCGTGAGC includes:
- a CDS encoding ATP phosphoribosyltransferase regulatory subunit, translated to MFLPAGSQDEMGSIINNRTKAYEQFRLITLQRNFKQISTPVVEFAHTFTNQHVGMNLQNMLKWFNRDGEIEVLRPDWTTAIARALVNQPKSERKWAYQGSVFRSDKAGTESRQAGIEVLHTEPFLGEGECLLTAMSYLRALGISDYLIELGHTGIFEELTASLELTENVEQQLRQAMHDKRKDEVYSLAIRHGSEAVADELVDLIDAYGSFDLIENYTEKWKNKDRLLSILEHLKSLATLMERSGMNDVTVDLGRVKNLPYYDGVMFRGYMKESGEICFSGGRYDKLYDQFNQEVSAVGLAFDVDVLTEHFMEESQGKRIAILASESSHVYAESVRASYPDDVVDIVYELSEPDSFDIVLKIEEENSTFKVVKQ
- the hisG gene encoding ATP phosphoribosyltransferase, encoding MKPTIALTKGRLEKQFLEFFKSIGYDIEPLVQKGRKLRVDTADCQFVFAKGVDVTTYVEHGIADLGIVGEDVLTEFQPDVYNLFPLPFGNCRMALAIEEGKQLPNRKRKIASKYPAITKEYFKQKGESVDIVKLEGSVELAPILGLADGIVDIVETGTTLKENGLIVKEEIHQYSARCIANRSSLKIKRDTLHPIIQSLQKGAVIK
- the hisD gene encoding histidinol dehydrogenase, whose product is MISVYTPDAFRASFLSKQKIREDNQSVLKDVQAILTNVQQNGDEAIEAYAQKFDGGVPSNWLVTKDEKEKAWGEVAEETIVALKRAAENIRSFHQKQLPTSRFMKTEADITSGQLYRAIENVGIYVPGGTASYPSSVLMNAIPAIIAGVERVVMVSPARNGESISPLLLVAAEIAGVQEIYKIGGAHAIAALAYGTESIPSVDKIVGPGNAYVATAKSLVFGDVGIDMIAGPSEVAIIADETANPIFIAADLLAQAEHDPFARSFLFSTSERVLEEAKAEVEKQCAILPRKEIAEQALQNRSALVKVTDTDEAFELANQLAPEHLEIQLDQPMNYLGKVRNAGSVFLGNYSPEPLGDYYAGPNHILPTSGTAKFSSGLSVDDFLKKTTFLYYSEKALLDAAPDIMNLAKVEQLEGHARAIQVRVEERKGGISDENSK
- the hisB gene encoding imidazoleglycerol-phosphate dehydratase HisB; protein product: MRTASKERKTNETFIEVSVDLDQSKEVTIHTGVGFFDHMLELFARHGRIGLSVKAEGDLHIDSHHTVEDVGIVLGQVIREALGDKKQINRYGDAYVPMDESLGFVALDISGRPFLVFDAQFSTQTLGNFDTELVREFLQAFAFQAGITLHAKVLYGENTHHKIESIFKALGRALAKAISINPEIEGVNSTKGLIE
- the hisH gene encoding imidazole glycerol phosphate synthase subunit HisH, with translation MIAIVDYGMGNVASVTMAFKRLGYEVILTDDQNKLRAASHIVLPGVGSFQAAMDEIEQRGLLDFLKEMAQEKPFLGICLGMQLLFSEGYEGGKTKGLDLIPGTVERIETDYLLPHIGWNGLEIKPGNDAFQPYEGKHVYFVHSFQAKTDKDFLVATSEYGTEVPAIVKKDHVYGIQFHPEKSGEVGVNLLKTFLQEVAYVSHSSN
- the hisA gene encoding 1-(5-phosphoribosyl)-5-[(5-phosphoribosylamino)methylideneamino]imidazole-4-carboxamide isomerase, giving the protein MLVIPAIDLIDGKCVRLYQGDFSKTTSVGSDPTGQLDQFINNGAKLVHIVDLDGARNGAARQYELIRKLCHQSTVPIQVGGGIRSIETVENLLEAGATRLVLGTSALEDTAFLREALKKYSSSIVVGIDAKDEMVATRGWETITETHYIDFAKQMEEMGVQTIVFTDISRDGTLTGPNLEQLQAINNAVNIKIVASGGVKDNQDLYALKEIGIQEAIVGKAIYDGKVTLMGDM
- the hisF gene encoding imidazole glycerol phosphate synthase subunit HisF, giving the protein MIVKRIIPCLDVKEGKVVKGTNFVSLRELGDPVQMASLYSQHGADEIIFLDISATNEGRQTMIDIVRETANQVFVPFTVGGGVRTVEDMTTLLKAGADKVGMNSAAVANPDLITEGANRFGSQCIVVAIDAKWFEDGWHVMTHGGKVDSGLDALEWAKTVEEKGAGEILLTSVDTDGVKDGFDIRLTKAVVDAVRIPVIASGGCGSPEHFPEVFQKTDVSAALAASIFHENTFTIGEVKDTCVREGVSIRESGF
- the hisIE gene encoding bifunctional phosphoribosyl-AMP cyclohydrolase/phosphoribosyl-ATP diphosphatase HisIE — translated: MNLDFSKGLVPAVVIDDATEQVLMVAYMNEEAYQKTLDTRESWFYSRSRDELWHKGGTSGHTQKVKAIQVDCDEDTILLRVTPNGPACHTGETTCFYREIDLDTKEIVDAEPRLSIYKQLFEEIEDRKQNRVENSYTNYLFDKGIDKIGKKVIEEAGEVVIAAKNSDREEIVKEVADLFYHSFVLMANQEVSLAQVELELESRTHKKGNSKGDRQEIEKW